From Heteronotia binoei isolate CCM8104 ecotype False Entrance Well chromosome 3, APGP_CSIRO_Hbin_v1, whole genome shotgun sequence, a single genomic window includes:
- the LOC132568831 gene encoding mid1-interacting protein 1-B-like, protein MEGYFSAIRKMEQTVMFPSLLRGVSLDEHDSRLEAELGDRDLYESYTLLKSIKQMAEGGLLSAATQASPIATRLKEQEAQEEADLEGLFFYHVSGLYQVLARLTERAKALTSRYNQIMGQINHSEVSLSW, encoded by the coding sequence ATGGAAGGGTACTTCTCAGCCATCCGCAAGATGGAGCAGACGGTGATGTTCCCCAGCCTTCTCCGAGGGGTCTCTTTGGACGAGCACGACAGCAGGTTGGAAGCGGAGTTGGGGGACAGAGACCTGTATGAGTCCTACACCCTTCTCAAATCCATCAAGCAGATGGCTGAGGGAGGCCTCTTGTCTGCGGCCACCCAGGCTTCGCCCATCGCCACCCGCCTGAAAGAGCAGGAGGCCCAAGAGGAAGCGGATCTCGAAGGACTCTTCTTCTATCACGTCTCGGGCTTGTACCAGGTGCTCGCGCGGCTCACCGAGAGGGCCAAGGCACTGACCTCCAGGTACAACCAGATCATGGGGCAGATCAACCACAGCGAAGTGTCTCTCAGCTGGTGA